A window of Cryptomeria japonica chromosome 3, Sugi_1.0, whole genome shotgun sequence contains these coding sequences:
- the LOC131038727 gene encoding very-long-chain 3-oxoacyl-CoA reductase 1 has protein sequence MELLSNPLMILNQAGGPERMILLIIGTLGLISIINKLSAILKWTWVTFLRPGKNLKKYGSWAIVTGPTDGIGRGFAKQLASRKINLVLVGRTLSKLTDLADELQSKYKIQAKTVVVDFSGNLVEGMSRVEEAINDLDVGLLINNVGVSYPYARFFHEVDSELLKNLIAVNIEGTTRMVHTVLPFMLKKKKGAIVNLGSGAATVIPSDPLYTVYAATKAYIDQFSRSLYVEYKHSGIDIQCQVPLYVATKMASIKRASLLVPSPDTFAHSALRWVGYEPRCTPYWVHSIIWWLASVLPEPLVDAYRLKFSVGIRKRGLMKDSRKKE, from the exons ATGGAATTATTATCAAATCCCCTGATGATTTTGAACCAAGCAGGAGGTCCAGAGAGGATGATCCTCCTCATTATAGGAACCCTAGGCCTCATTTCCATTATAAATAAACTGAGCGCAATCCTAAAATGGACATGGGTAACCTTTTTACGTCCTGGGAAGAATCTAAAGAAGTATGGGTCCTGGGCCATTGTTACGGGCCCCACTGATGGGATTGGGAGGGGCTTTGCCAAGCAGCTAGCTAGTCGCAAGATTAACTTGGTCCTGGTGGGAAGGACCCTTTCAAAGCTTACAGATCTTGCTGATGAATTGCAGTCTAAATACAAGATTCAGGCGAAGACTGTTGTGGTGGATTTCAGTGGAAACCTTGTTGAGGGAATGAGCAGGGTAGAGGAGGCTATTAATGACTTGGATGTTGGTTTACTAATAAACAATGTGGGTGTGTCATACCCATATGCCCGATTTTTTCATGAAGTTGATTCTGAACTTTTAAAGAATCTAATTGCAGTTAACATTGAAGGCACTACAAGGATGGTGCATACTGTGCTGCCCTTTATGCTGAAGAAGAAGAAAGGTGCTATTGTTAACTTGGGTTCTGGTGCTGCCACTGTCATTCCCTCGGATCCTCTCTACACTGTGTATGCGGCTACCAAAGC ATATATCGATCAGTTTTCAAGATCACTTTATGTAGAGTATAAGCACAGTGGAATTGACATTCAGTGCCAG GTTCCTCTCTATGTTGCTACTAAAATGGCTTCCATCAAGAGAGCTTCGTTACTTGTACCTTCACCTGATACTTTTGCGCACTCTGCATTAAGATGGGTAGGCTATGAGCCACGGTGCACCCCGTACTGGGTACACTCTATCATATGGTGGTTGGCAAGTGTGCTGCCTGAACCTTTGGTGGATGCATATCGATTGAAGTTTTCTGTTGGTATCCGTAAGAGAGGTCTGATGAAAGATTCTAGGAAGAAAGAATAA